A single genomic interval of Dromiciops gliroides isolate mDroGli1 chromosome 1, mDroGli1.pri, whole genome shotgun sequence harbors:
- the LOC122751829 gene encoding high mobility group protein HMG-I/HMG-Y-like produces MSESSSRSSQPLASKLEKDGSEKRGRGRPRKQPPKEPSEAPTPKRPRGPPKGSQNEGAAKGRKTTAAPGSKPRGERRGRGISQESLQEEQ; encoded by the coding sequence ATGAGTGAATCTAGTTCAAGGTCCAGCCAGCCTCTGGCCTCCAAACTGGAGAAAGATGGGTCTGAGAAGAGAGGGCGGGGCCGACCCCGGAAACAACCTCCAAAGGAACCCAGTGAGGCACCAACTCCCAAGAGACCTCGGGGCCCACCGAAGGGGAGTCAGAACGAGGGGGCTGCAAAAGGCCGGAAAACCACCGCTGCACCAGGGAGCAAaccaagaggagaaagaagaggaagagggatatCCCAGGAGTCTTTGCAGGAGGAGCAGTGA